One window of the Strix uralensis isolate ZFMK-TIS-50842 chromosome 3, bStrUra1, whole genome shotgun sequence genome contains the following:
- the SRP9 gene encoding signal recognition particle 9 kDa protein — MPHYQAWEEFTRAAEKLYLADPMKVRVVLKYRHCDGNLCIKVTDDVACLLYRTDQAQDVKKIEKFHSQLMRLMVAKESRSAAMETD, encoded by the exons atGCCGCACTACCAGGCCTGGGAGGAGTTCACGCGCGCTGCCGAGAAGCTCTACCTCGCCGACCCTATGAAG GTGCGGGTTGTTCTCAAATATCGACATTGTGATGGGAACCTCTGTATCAAAGTAACGGATGATGTAGCT TGTTTGCTGTATAGAACAGACCAGGCACAAGACGTAAAGAAGATCGAGAAATTCCACAGTCAGCTAATGCGACTCATGGTGGCTAAGGAATCCCGCAGTGCTGCCATGGAAACAGACTGa